The nucleotide window TACAGatgttttgaatattttatacTTGCACAATAACTGTTTGTAACTGTCTGTCTTTATTGTGTTATCACGATTAGTAACGTATTTTTAACTCTCGCTTTTCACAATTTACCGCGAAAAATAGACATTTATGACTTGGTACAGTGAAATGTTTTAGATGTTTATGTGTGCTACTGAAAGTACTCGCAgtgtttttgtataaaaaaataaagattgtAAATTTATATCTAGAGTATAAGTCATGATAAATGGTAATAAcaaaagagagaaaaaaattgaaatacttCTTGGTGTTATACCTTACTACCCTTAAAGTTGCAATAAAATAGGCTTAAGtgaagttaagtttatttattgcaatttgaagatttaaaaacaaaacacgtcAAACCAACGGTCGCTCAGCTACTCTCGTGATTGCGTGACCGACCCAAGCTTTCGTTTTGGCGGGTAAGTTGCATAGAATTGATTTTAAGTACCGGTACCTTAAAGGCCTAACAATAGCAATTCGTTGTTACCTAAAAGGATGTAGGCTTGATTCATGTAAGCCGACAATGTAATGTTTAAACGTTCTAGTAGAGAACGGTAGCTATTGCAGACAAATTTGTTTACCGCCTGGATCATGGCCACTGCCACTGCGCAAATGAAATTGTGTCTATCAAAACTTGCGTAAAGACAAGCTCGACAACCAAGGCTTGAGCAATGAAGTATCACACATTTGGCGCTAAGTTTTAGCcacagtggaaagtgtggcacctgcactccggactgcagagtatggcagttttcgccgAGATCTCGGGGGTTCAGAAGCAAAATTTCGGTCTGCAAGGAAGCAACCGGTGTGCACTGCGATTTATCGGCCAAGCTTGTCTAGGGTAGTATACAAGTGCTCAACCACagaatgcctttgtatactaaacctcagctactcaaattgtgacgtcatctggttgtgcacttgtatataCTAGATCCATTTGTGGTAGGTATAGCCTAGGTACGGCATTTTTTTAGAGAAATTGGTTTAATCCCAGTTTGCAATACCGTTTCGGTAAAAAACTCTCATGTGTGCtcctgccatactctgcagtctggcctGCACTGGCACGAGGTTTATCTATGTTTATGCCAAACTATTTTACCTTCACACcgatatataataaataaagaaagaattgAGACCTCAGTGCACGCCATCTCCCCAAAATCTGCATGTACGACTTCTGGTCAAAAACTGCTGTAGACTACTTACTATAGGGCTAGAAATTTAGCTGATTTTCTTTAGCTGTTATAGATAGGtttgaaagtttgctgtttttgggtgagaaataCCCTGCGCAATATGATGGAACAGTAGCCATTATACGCGTAATTAATTTTATCAGCCATTTCTACGAATCAATGGCttagtaaatatttttctctaAACTCTCTCTAACATGTATGTTTTCAGCTAAtgaatgacaaaatgtttcGTCGTTAAGAGCTTTTAGCCATTAGCGGGTATTAGCCAGATAATTTTACCCATGAGCGTAGTTGTTTGTGGTCCCTTCTGAAAGTGGTAGTGGCAAGCAAAAATCTCAGACTACAGtgttataggcctatgtaGCGTCTCGCTTTGGTAGGTATCACAAACGTAAAGTGTGCAGAAAGTTTACTTGAAATTTATCTCATGCAGGTGTGCAGTTGCCACGAAACACGTCTGAAGATGAAAATTTAAGTTCTGATATCATACCAAACCAACATTTTTCTGAGGTTATAGCAAGTTCCCAGTAGCcgattttgtgaaaatataatATTTCTAGAAATAGTTTTTTAAAAGTCTTATTGATATAGGCTAAAACACTTGACTGTCATTACCTCACCAGAAAAAAGCATACATTCGAAGCTAtgtttcacagtttcttgttaacctaacttaaatattataacattgtaacttaacctaaatctatcttCCAATTTAAATGTAACCTtgaataactaaaatcaactaaTTGCATAccaattctcctaacctaaccgccaaCAGGCTGTGTGACCTATATAAGGTGAAATAGCCACTTCAAAAACATACTGTACCTGAATTAGACTACCAGTTAATTTATGTTAAGTATCGTTAGCCACAGAGtttatgcaaaaaaaacaatcactACAGtgattgaaatgttgttttgtttgtatattGGCCTATTAACTGATTAGAAGTGAAATTACTGAGAATAATTTCTCAACTTTCGTCAAATAACGTTTTGGCGTTTCTCACCTTCCTCATTCTATAACTTATTGTTGTCCCAGTTTGACGAgagaaattgaaattttggGGCATCAGTGTGCCATGTTTCCTcgattgtttattatttgtgataaatcaatGTTGAAACAGACAATCTTGCCTGGTTTCTATTTTGTTAATTGTCATGTGCATGATAAAATTCAGTTTGTACTTGAATGATTCTCATGCTTGCATGCCATGCCGGTGCATTCTCATACACCACTTTGATTTGCTTCATTCCAGAAAACATGGACATGGGGAAGATACTGTGTATACCTTGGTAACCATTGTGTgttgtatataattatatcttGTTTGTTGAACAGGCTGATTGCAGTGTTTCTAATTTAGTGCTTTTTGGTAGCCACAGCATTGCAGTAGGGCGTAATTGTGCCCATCAGCATAATTTGTTGTATTGCAACTCTTTTTCACTGGTTTATTTATAAACATTATGTTGTATAGCCTAGCTACGTATGATTTGTTACCaaaatcaaaagtttattAAGTTAGTCAGACtatacataggcctatatgtacGAGTATATATATACGGTAGAATCCACTTAATATGACCACGGATAATATGACCACCCGCTTTATATGACCATTTTGGTGTGGTCCCAGATTTTGCCATATAAAGCTCTCCATTTACTATGATCGGTCTTCGGATATTATGACCactttttaagattttttgatcaatttttttgTGTCAGTCTGTCATGCTACTTGAAAGGACAATTGTGCCAAATCCGAATTCACCTTATTACGTTTATTTTAATGCTACCAACTAAAGCATTGAACGCTATTTAATGACAATCTACCAGTTCCATACAAGTTACTCTGCCAAAACCTGTTAATACATCATTTTCCTGTTCTTTCATTACTGCATGTGATATGAAACAACTAACACCTATTAAAGATGAAACACATTGTTTGACAATGATCAAagcttttctttgtattttaaaattgatgacAAAAACAGTTTATCTGCAGTTTGTAGTACACTATTTAACAAAATCTAGCGTACATGTTTCTTGCAAAACATTACCGAAATGTTTGGTGATTCAAATTTGGGTCATAATGAATACATTCAGTGACTCAGTTGAAAATGTTTGAGAACCCGTGCCATATCATTAACCTAGCTCTGCTTGGTTAAAGTCTTTTTGTTGACTTGAGTTCATGGCAGGCTTCATTGTGTTCTTTTACAAATGGAGTTTACCGATCGCGTATCCAGGATAGTATACATGTAGGCTACTCTGTTGGATGGATGTATATTGTGGCTAAATTTAGCCCCGTTGTTCTTAAAATTGATTGAATATTAATCCATTGTCTAACCTGGCTAAATACTATCAAGGCAGATTTTGGCAAAATGTCATGACCTCATAATCTGTGACATAAACGTGTATATATCGAATatgtattaattattatttacttcttcaAATGGTCTTGCACTTTAAAGAAATATGTGATCATAACATATCAAACTTGTTTCTTTGCAAACTATTTCTTGGATTGTTTATCAACCTGTTTCTTTTCAATGCATTATTTGCTGATGCCAACCTATGGATTAAAAGCAGCCGTGATCTTtgttttttagattttattttagttgatATTTAAACATGAATGCGTTGGTCGAGTCTTCCAGTTCAAGGGAAGCTGGCAATTTGCCAAATGTAGACTTGGAATCGCTTATTCTGGAAAACGTGAAAAAGGAGAAGTTGCTGCAGCACATGGTGGAACAACAGACGCAGTTGAAGAGCTTGCAAGAACGCCAGAAAGCACTTTTACAAGCGCAACAACATTTTGCGAAATTAGATTTTCTCACCAACAGTGACTTGAAGGCGAAACTGAGCACGTTGCAATCGGTTCGGGGGCGGATTGCTCAGCTTCAAGATATGGTGGACAATGCCGACTCCAACTCACAGTTGGCTTTGCCTCCTCCACCTCCACCACCGCCAGATCGCTACGAGGAGGATGATTCGATTCTTGAAAGTGAAAAGTCTGGCTTTTTCATGAACCCAGCCTTGGACCCAGTTGCAGTGAATGACCAGCTTGAACAACTCTACGACACTGTCAGTAACTTGCTGTCTGATATTGATAACATGAATGTCTTGACTGCATCGTTAAACAAGCAAGACAAACCAGCTTATTCGGGAACTCAACGATCAGATGGAACCCCAAAGCGTGCACAGGTAAGTAATCCGCGAAGACACCCAGGTGTTCCTGTTTCACCTCTTCCCTATGTGAATCTGGTTGAAAAAGAGCGTGAAGAGAGTCCAAGAAGAGCTAAATCTTCACCAAGATTAGGCGATGATGACGGAGCACGCGATGTTAACTTTGTGGAAAGACATTTCAAGGAATCAGTGGAGGATAGGGATTCCAGTAAAATGTCATCAGATGAGAGTTCACTGAGTGAATCGTACGCCTTGGCAAAACCAACAGCAGAACTGTGGAAGGAAATGCGTTACTATCAGACCAAACTCGCCGAGTTAAAAGATAAGAGGGAAGAACTTGCTGCACTTATGAAGCAAGCCACATCTAACAACGATGCAGACAAATCTAACGACACAAGCTTTATATCAACTGATACCAGAGAAAGCGACAGTGCCACGCCGAAAGCAACTGATGAAGTTAACGAAATACCGATGCGATATTTACTTGGACGACTGAAGAACGAGACCTTTGATGCAACGACAGAGAAAACCAATGCCACGTGGGGAGGCTCCACATCAACAAGTGGTGATGAGAATGAgggatttattttaaaaccgGTGTTGAAATCGACCGAAGACATCATAGCAAAGGGAGATGTCGGTATATCAGCCTCAGTTGAAGATCATGTTTATGAGTTGTGGGAAGCCCTCGACTATCACAACAACTTCCTACATATTCTGTTCGATGATCAAAAAGCGCTCACTATTTTGCTGCAAAACACACTGAGTGTACAAAACGACCAACACGTCAATTCTGCCCTCTACGGCATTTCTCCTGACTTCTTGATCTATCAGTTAGATAACTGCTCTGCACAGATTATGGCCTATCAGAAGCATTTAGTTTTACTGCACAAGGAGCTAGCACAGCTGCAGAAAGAACACCCTGAAGTGGATGTATCCTACAGCCCAACAATGAAGCCATACAAAAGTTTTTACCCTCAAAGCAGTCAGCTTTCACAAAGTGGAAACTTACGCCTCCTTTCTGCAGCCTCGGAACAGAGTTTCTCACAAGGTCTATCAAACTCAAGCACTCCAGTTAAATTCTCGCCACAGAAGAGCTTGGAAATGATGAAGACAAAAGTCGAAATACAGTCTCCGTACAGTAAGTTTAGCCCTACACGTTCCCCAAGAAAAGATCTTCTAAACGCCTTGAAAGCTGGCGAAAGTGTCTATCCAGCGGTTAAGGCGGAAAGAGTGACCTATACAAAGTCGAAAAGTCCTGTAAGCAAAGGTGGTGCCGCAAAGCGAAACACTCCAGAAAAATTATCACCGCTTATGCAGGCTGCTGCGATGTTTCAGAAGAGCAAGTCATCACCAGAACCCCGGGCTGAAGATGTGAAACCAAGAAGCAGCCAGGCTGTTGCAAACACTTATATACCAAAGCAGGTAGATTAAATAGCGACTGGAAAAATGTTTCCATTAAAGCAATGTAATGGAAGCCATAAAATTATAGCTTTTAATGGCGGTGTTATTGTAGTTAACTTTGAAATATGCATTTCCTTAAACTCTGtgtaatgttttatttctaaCTTTCATTGGTTCGTTTTCTATATTGTATAGCGTGTACTTCCTACAGCTGCCAAACTTGCCATAATTACTATGTCTATTCGATCTACAGAAAACTGCGCCAAATTCTAAGGCAGTTGAGATCTCTGATGTCGATAGCAATGCGTCGGGTTACCTTCTATTTGAGGCACTTCGTGACAGCATTTATTCCGAG belongs to Clavelina lepadiformis chromosome 6, kaClaLepa1.1, whole genome shotgun sequence and includes:
- the LOC143462234 gene encoding uncharacterized protein LOC143462234 isoform X1, which translates into the protein MNALVESSSSREAGNLPNVDLESLILENVKKEKLLQHMVEQQTQLKSLQERQKALLQAQQHFAKLDFLTNSDLKAKLSTLQSVRGRIAQLQDMVDNADSNSQLALPPPPPPPPDRYEEDDSILESEKSGFFMNPALDPVAVNDQLEQLYDTVSNLLSDIDNMNVLTASLNKQDKPAYSGTQRSDGTPKRAQVSNPRRHPGVPVSPLPYVNLVEKEREESPRRAKSSPRLGDDDGARDVNFVERHFKESVEDRDSSKMSSDESSLSESYALAKPTAELWKEMRYYQTKLAELKDKREELAALMKQATSNNDADKSNDTSFISTDTRESDSATPKATDEVNEIPMRYLLGRLKNETFDATTEKTNATWGGSTSTSGDENEGFILKPVLKSTEDIIAKGDVGISASVEDHVYELWEALDYHNNFLHILFDDQKALTILLQNTLSVQNDQHVNSALYGISPDFLIYQLDNCSAQIMAYQKHLVLLHKELAQLQKEHPEVDVSYSPTMKPYKSFYPQSSQLSQSGNLRLLSAASEQSFSQGLSNSSTPVKFSPQKSLEMMKTKVEIQSPYSKFSPTRSPRKDLLNALKAGESVYPAVKAERVTYTKSKSPVSKGGAAKRNTPEKLSPLMQAAAMFQKSKSSPEPRAEDVKPRSSQAVANTYIPKQKTAPNSKAVEISDVDSNASGYLLFEALRDSIYSEAATLISQNEARPHFLIELFHELQQLNSDYLRQHCLFVIRDVVNGYLVETPKQRKKLEKASESPTKVNRGTSAAYSDLMYDMKGIYSENTPSESEASESENIQIVVGANGNLLRYDYALDVSSASELTTPMDANEQTVTEDDSQNPFEEDFLGSTVIHLDEALQRVREIERLKQEKNDARKQVDQELVTPKAQINDSNATQVDAQRLDALIKQVISKVIPKIKSRDEVCTADKIKELCQFVREVVTAEHVPDCDGDKDSNTEFASQLESVLNQCLSKFLGYHFSECGEELVIDISEVLFNELACLYMVADGQEGKECFPKTVVEIVAEEELDEKSDKSESNDESDPEELEECKDEQSGSTRKHHQNTSSDGRNVVVDLSVSETKPLTSYGSGEDEEGGSGDEYDEYNEVDVPTSMQHDEACPSSSETSPREEPIKQDAPNKP
- the LOC143462234 gene encoding uncharacterized protein LOC143462234 isoform X2 produces the protein MNALVESSSSREAGNLPNVDLESLILENVKKEKLLQHMVEQQTQLKSLQERQKALLQAQQHFAKLDFLTNSDLKAKLSTLQSVRGRIAQLQDMVDNADSNSQLALPPPPPPPPDRYEEDDSILESEKSGFFMNPALDPVAVNDQLEQLYDTVSNLLSDIDNMNVLTASLNKQDKPAYSGTQRSDGTPKRAQVSNPRRHPGVPVSPLPYVNLVEKEREESPRRAKSSPRLGDDDGARDVNFVERHFKESVEDRDSSKMSSDESSLSESYALAKPTAELWKEMRYYQTKLAELKDKREELAALMKQATSNNDADKSNDTSFISTDTRESDSATPKATDEVNEIPMRYLLGRLKNETFDATTEKTNATWGGSTSTSGDENEGFILKPVLKSTEDIIAKGDVGISASVEDHVYELWEALDYHNNFLHILFDDQKALTILLQNTLSVQNDQHVNSALYGISPDFLIYQLDNCSAQIMAYQKHLVLLHKELAQLQKEHPEVDVSYSPTMKPYKSFYPQSSQLSQSGNLRLLSAASEQSFSQGLSNSSTPVKFSPQKSLEMMKTKVEIQSPYSKFSPTRSPRKDLLNALKAGESVYPAVKAERVTYTKSKSPVSKGGAAKRNTPEKLSPLMQAAAMFQKSKSSPEPRAEDVKPRSSQAVANTYIPKQKTAPNSKAVEISDVDSNASGYLLFEALRDSIYSEAATLISQNEARPHFLIELFHELQQLNSDYLRQHCLFVIRDVVNGYLVETPKQRKKLEKASESPTKVNRGTSAAYSDLMYDMKGIYSENTPSESEASESENIQIVGANGNLLRYDYALDVSSASELTTPMDANEQTVTEDDSQNPFEEDFLGSTVIHLDEALQRVREIERLKQEKNDARKQVDQELVTPKAQINDSNATQVDAQRLDALIKQVISKVIPKIKSRDEVCTADKIKELCQFVREVVTAEHVPDCDGDKDSNTEFASQLESVLNQCLSKFLGYHFSECGEELVIDISEVLFNELACLYMVADGQEGKECFPKTVVEIVAEEELDEKSDKSESNDESDPEELEECKDEQSGSTRKHHQNTSSDGRNVVVDLSVSETKPLTSYGSGEDEEGGSGDEYDEYNEVDVPTSMQHDEACPSSSETSPREEPIKQDAPNKP